Proteins from a genomic interval of Aspergillus flavus chromosome 7, complete sequence:
- a CDS encoding uncharacterized protein (of unknown function-domain containing protein) translates to MNLKAHIFRRPVIAVAGLACETSTFTPSRTLAPAFHPRRGNEVIDEYKFLQTGTPLGDAAEWHGALIGHALPGGMVTRDAFEELAGEIVSRLGDIVATTVVHGLWFDIHGAMCVEGIDDAEVELLRRIRGVIGPDVIVSASMDLHGNVSRELAHELDLLTCFRTAPHEDESETKSRACRNLVDLLTQSSDIAEGQVRPLKAWIPVPILLPGEQTSTRIEPAKSLYEVVPEVEKEPGVIDAAIWVGYPWADEPRNRGAIVVTGWDEAAIAAGAERLATKFWNSRKDFKFVAPTGSFEECIHTALASPVQPFFISDSGDNPTAGGSGDVTWGLTQLLARSEFKDPTGPKVIYASVPGPQAVQTMVNAGVGANVTVTAGAEVDHIHAGPITMTGRVHSIKHGDKDAVIEAVLQVGSVFAILTQLRKPYHHERDFTDLNLNPRATDIVIVKIGYLEPELFDMAADWMLGLTPGGVDQDIKRLGHRRIRRPMWPFDTTFQEPPDLTARIIAKSNEPINGPDE, encoded by the coding sequence ATGAACCTCAAGGCACACATTTTCAGGCGTCCCGTCATTGCAGTTGCAGGATTGGCCTGCGAAACGTCTACATTCACTCCCTCACGCACCCTCGCGCCTGCATTCCATCCCCGCAGGGGAAACGAGGTGATCGATGAATACAAATTCTTACAAACAGGCACACCTCTAGGCGACGCAGCAGAATGGCACGGTGCTTTAATTGGCCATGCATTACCGGGTGGCATGGTGACACGCGACGCCTTCGAAGAGCTAGCAGGGGAGATTGTTAGCCGTTTGGGCGACATTGTTGCGACTACGGTCGTGCATGGCCTCTGGTTTGACATTCATGGCGCTATGTGCGTAGAGGGaattgatgatgctgagGTTGAACTTCTGCGACGGATCAGGGGGGTTATTGGTCCTGATGTTATTGTTTCGGCGTCGATGGATTTACATGGAAATGTTTCTAGAGAACTCGCTCACGAGTTGGACCTTTTGACATGTTTCCGGACAGCTCCGCATGAAGATGAATCGGAGACTAAATCACGAGCGTGTCGCAATCTTGTTGACCTTCTTACGCAGTCTTCTGATATAGCTGAAGGTCAGGTACGACCCCTCAAAGCGTGGATTCCTGTGCCCATCTTGCTGCCCGGAGAGCAAACGTCTACGCGTATTGAGCCGGCGAAGAGTCTTTATGAGGTTGTACCTGAAGTCGAAAAAGAGCCCGGGGTAATCGATGCCGCGATATGGGTCGGATACCCCTGGGCCGACGAGCCACGAAATCGCGGCGCTATTGTTGTCACAGGATGGGACGAAGCGGCTATTGCTGCTGGAGCGGAGCGCTTGGCAACGAAGTTTTGGAACTCGCGCAAGGATTTTAAGTTTGTCGCGCCAACAGGGTCTTTCGAAGAATGTATCCATACTGCGTTGGCCTCGCCTGTCCAacctttcttcatctccgacTCCGGGGATAACCCGACTGCGGGCGGTTCAGGCGATGTGACTTGGGGACTGACGCAGCTACTCGCTCGATCTGAGTTCAAGGATCCTACTGGACCGAAGGTTATATATGCCAGTGTCCCAGGGCCGCAAGCTGTGCAGACAATGGTGAACGCAGGGGTCGGTGCTAACGTTACTGTTACTGCCGGGGCGGAAGTGGATCATATTCATGCTGGCCCTATCACCATGACAGGACGCGTCCATTCGATCAAGCATGGCGATAAGGACGCTGTCATCGAGGCAGTTTTGCAGGTTGGCAGTGTGTTTGCGATCCTTACTCAGCTTCGCAAACCTTACCATCACGAACGCGACTTTACTGATCTCAATTTGAACCCTCGTGCTACGGACATAGTGATCGTTAAGATTGGATACCTAGAGCCGGAACTGTTTGATATGGCTGCAGACTGGATGCTCGGGCTCACTCCAGGTGGCGTGGACCAAGACATCAAGCGACTAGGGCATAGACGCATTCGTCGACCGATGTGGCCTTTTGATACTACCTTTCAGGAGCCTCCAGATTTAACGGCGCGGATAATTGCAAAGTCCAATGAGCCGATAAATGGACCTGATGAGTAA
- a CDS encoding adenosine deaminase family protein (unnamed protein product), whose product MKFLITTAALLFSLVSAQTGVPDVNSLAVQKHLRSRSALIAFEKRQRQDHFFRQNLSSVAQRADAIVAAIRQEEIDDYWRVPGTPEKNDTDERFAGEVFPKARPLINGTKLWDVVKHMPKGALLHAHLPAMLSYDTILETILHTEGMVVSASQDVSTPENRRNASVSFAHVNHTIATNVSSIHSKDYVPNTQIPVTVAANTFPGGQEGFIDFVKTKVTISPELSIRHELGVDEIWRVFQTAFGPAGTMLTYEPIVRTFYKKLFSRLAEDHINWVEIRSGSGQLVQEGQEDLDPDLDIWWNVLLEELKKFQESPEGADFWGARVIWSDNRGKNRTALTKSMGNALERKRRHPQLFSGYDVVAQEDLGRPLADMAPELIWFQQQAEESNLTIPFFFHAGETLGDGNSTDENLFDAVLFGTRRIGHGFSLYKHPRLIDEVIENGIMVEVCPISNEVLRLATDILHHPLPAMIAHGIPTAISNDDPAILGQNTAGLSYDFYQTIQAFDNIGLAGLGALAHNSIRWSNFEDQNDVEWFRDIDFGENGDGIKAQRLQQWNEKWEAFCEWVVKEYGDRYATEAL is encoded by the exons ATGAAGTTCCTCATTACGACGGCggccctcctcttctctttggtGTCAGCGCAGACTGGTGTGCCTGATGTCAACAGTCTTGCGGTGCAAAAGCATCTCCGCTCCCGCTCTGCATTGATCGCATTCGAGAAGAGACAGCGACAAG ATCACTTTTTCCGTCAAAACCTCTCCTCTGTAGCCCAGAGAGCGGACGCCATCGTGGCAGCTATTCGCCAGGAGGAAATTGACGATTACTGGAGAGTCCCTGGAACCCCGGAGAAGAATGATACCGACGAGAGGTTCGCCGGTGAGGTCTTCCCGAAAGCCCGGCCATTGATCAATGGAACCAAGCTCTGGGACGTGGTCAAGCACATGCCAAAGGGTGCTCTTTTGCATGCGCATTTGCCTGCCATGCTTTCCTATGACACCATTCTAGAGACCATTCTTCACACGGAGGGTATGGTCGTCTCTGCCTCCCAGGATGTGTCCACCCCGGAGAATCGCAGGAATGCTTCCGTTTCGTTTGCCCATGTCAACCATACCATTGCGACCAATGTATCGTCAATTCATTCTAAGGATTATGTCCCTAACACGCAAATCCCCGTGACTGTGGCTGCCAACACATTCCCGGGTGGTCAAGAGGGATTCATCGACTTCGTCAAAACCAAGGTGACCATCTCTCCTGAGCTGTCTATACGTCACGAATTGGGAGTCGATGAGATCTGGCGTGTCTTCCAGACAGCCTTCGGCCCCGCAGGCACCATGCTCACGTACGAGCCCATTGTGCGGACGTTCTACAAGAAACTCTTTTCGCGCCTGGCTGAGGATCACATCAACTGGGTGGAAATCCGTTCTGGAAGCGGCCAGCTGGTCCAGGAGGGTCAGGAAGACCTTGATCCAGATCTGGACATTTGGTGGAACGTCCtactggaggagctgaagaagttcCAGGAGTCTCCCGAGGGGGCAGACTTCTGGGGAGCGCGAGTCATCTGGTCTGACAACAGAGGCAAGAACCGTACTGCGCTGACCAAGA GCATGGGAAATGCTCTTGAACGGAAGCGCAG ACACCCACAGCTCTTTTCAGGCTACGATGTGGTCGCTCAGGAAGACCTGGGCCGTCCGCTTGCCGATATGGCACCCGAATTGATCTGGTTCCAGCAACAGGCCGAGGAGTCGAACCTCACgattcctttcttcttccacgcGGGCGAAACTCTCGGCGATGGAAACTCGACCGACGAAAACTTGTTCGATGCCGTCCTCTTCGGTACACGCCGTATCGGACACGGTTTCTCCCTGTACAAGCACCCGAGGCTGATTGATGAGGTGATCGAGAATGGTATCATGGTGGAAGTCTGCCCTATCTCTAACGAAGTCCTGCGTCTGGCCACCGATATCCTTCACCATCCCCTCCCGGCAATGATTGCCCATGGTATCCCGACCGCCATCAGCAACGACGACCCGGCGATCCTTGGCCAAAACACAGCTGGTTTGAGCTACGACTTCTATCAGACAATCCAAGCTTTCGATAACATTGGTCTTGCTGGCCTG GGAGCGCTCGCGCACAACAGCATCCGCTGGAGCAACTTCGAAGATCAGAACGATGTTGAATGGTTTCGTGATATCGACTTTGGAGAGAATGGCGACGGCATTAAGGCCCAGCGTTTGCAGCAGTGGAACGAGAAGTGGGAGGCCTTCTGTGAGTGGGTTGTGAAGGAGTATGGAGACCGTTACGCCACGGAGGCACTCTGA
- a CDS encoding putative mandelate racemase gives MSDLKIARIDVFQVDLPYSGGVYYLSAGREYRSFDATIVRITTDTGIEGWGESTPFGSNYIASHARGVRAGIATMAPSLIGLDPRRVDRINDAMDDALLGHEDAKTAIDVACWDIFGKSVGLPVCELLGGRTNTRLPLISSIYVGEPEDMRARVAKYRAKGYKGQSVKISGEPVTDAKRITAALADQQPDEFFIVDANGGLSVETALRLLRLLPHGLDFALEAPCATWRECISLRRKTDIPIIYDELATNEMSIVKILADDAAEGIDLKISKAGGLTRGRRQRDICLAAGYSVSVQETCGSDIAFAAIVHLAQTIPERSLRCILECRDMVTVKTADGAFDIQDGFATAPTTPGLGIMPRLDVLGEAVASYF, from the coding sequence AAATCGCACGGATTGATGTTTTCCAAGTTGACCTCCCTTACTCAGGGGGTGTCTACTACCTCTCTGCCGGGCGAGAATACCGAAGCTTTGACGCTACCATTGTCCGGATAACCACTGACACCGGCATTGAGGGCTGGGGAGAAAGCACTCCCTTTGGCTCCAACTACATTGCTTCTCATGCACGCGGTGTCAGGGCTGGTATCGCTACAATGGCACCAAGTCTGATCGGTCTGGACCCTCGACGAGTCGACCGTATCAATGATGCCATGGACGATGCCCTGCTCGGACATGAAGATGCCAAAACAGCAATCGACGTGGCATGCTGGGATATCTTTGGCAAGTCGGTCGGACTGCCCGTGTGCGAGCTTCTGGGTGGTCGCACAAACACCCGACTGCCATTGATCTCTTCAATTTATGTTGGAGAGCCGGAAGACATGCGTGCACGGGTTGCCAAATATCGCGCCAAGGGATACAAAGGGCAATCGGTCAAAATCTCAGGCGAACCTGTGACTGACGCCAAGCGGATCACAGCGGCTCTTGCCGATCAGCAACCGGATGAATTCTTTATTGTGGATGCCAACGGTGGATTGTCGGTGGAAACCGCTCTACGGTTATTGAGGCTGTTACCCCATGGCCTCGATTTCGCGTTGGAGGCCCCTTGTGCCACCTGGCGTGAGTGTATCTCTCTCCGCCGCAAGACAGATATTCCGATTATCTACGACGAACTCGCCACGAATGAAATGTCCATCGTCAAAATCCTTGCGGATGACGCCGCGGAAGGTATTGACTTGAAGATTTCCAAGGCGGGTGGTCTGACCAGAGGCCGCCGTCAGCGGGACATCTGCCTGGCAGCGGGCTACAGTGTGAGTGTTCAAGAGACGTGTGGCTCGGACATCGCATTCGCTGCGATCGTGCATCTGGCTCAAACAATTCCGGAACGATCATTGCGTTGCATCCTGGAATGTCGCGATATGGTTACGGTGAAGACCGCGGATGGAGCGTTTGACATCCAGGATGGCTTTGCCACCGCGCCAACCACACCAGGCTTGGGAATAATGCCGCGCTTAGATGTGCTGGGAGAGGCTGTTGCTAGCTACTTTTAA
- a CDS encoding putative transporter: MADKKIESLVSAHINHLRNHGEENNAVWDSVIEEAQAANINEHNMTVRQALRSYPWAVVWSLTISMSIIMEGYDTNLIGSFYGYPAFQKQFGVEHGDGYQVPQAWQSALGAGGTAGCIIGAFLNGYLVKHFGFKKVFTGAMFVMCAFIFVPFFGHTLGLQVAGQVLSGIPWGIFATIGPAYSSELLPMALRSYLTAYTNMCFAIGQFISAGVLQSLISRDDQWSYRIPYAVQWIWPIPLFFIGVLMPESPWWQVRHGRYDEALATVQRLTAGEEKTKARQTVAMMIHTNEIEQEIEAGSSYWDCFRGNNLRRTEISCMSFTGQVLAGSQFAYTGTYFFEQAGMSPIDAYKLGLGGTAVAFVGTILSWFLMKYFGRRSMYLSGMGLMSSYLLIIGFLTLKSNNSVVWAQSALCIVWLFTFSLTVGPMGWSIAPEVSSTRLRSKTICLARNAYYLAITVANVIEPYMMNPAAWNWRGKTSFFWFVFAFLTFVWGYFRLPETKGRTFEELDIMFAAGVPTRKFRKYHVDPYAENVAIKDRARESPLEKSTDMMSPC, translated from the exons ATGGCCGACAAGAAGATCGAATCACTAGTCTCGGCTCATATAAATCATCTGCGTAATCATGGCGAGGAGAACAACGCCGTCTGGGACTCGGTGATCGAGGAGGCACAGGCGGCCAATATCAACGAGCACAACATGACCGTCCGACAGGCCCTGCGATCGTATCCCTGGGCAGTGGTCTGGTCCCTCACAATCTCCATGTCAATCATCATGGAAGGATACGACACGAACCTGATCGGCAGTTTCTACGGGTATCCCGCCTTTCAAAAACAGTTCGGTGTAGAACATGGTGATGGTTACCAGGTGCCCCAGGCCTGGCAATCAGCTCTAGGAGCAGGTGGAACAGCGGGTTGTATTATCGGAGCATTCTTGAACGGTTACCTGGTTAAACATTTTGGCTTCAAGAAAGTATTCACAGGGGCCATGTTTGTTATGTGTGCGTTTATTTTCGTGCCCTTCTTTGGTCACACGTTGGGTCTTCAAGTGGCTGGCCAAGTTCTCTCCGG TATTCCATGGGGCATATTTGCCACAATCGGGCCCGCTTACTCTTCGGAGCTATTGCCCATGGCTCTGCGCTCTTACCTCACGGCTTACACGAACATGTGCTTCGCCATCGGCCAGTTCATCAGCGCCGGGGTTCTTCAGAGCCTGATAAGTCGCGATGACCAGTGGTCGTATCGCATACCGTATGCTGTGCAGTGGATCTGGCCCATTCCGTTGTTCTTCATCGGCGTCCTCATGCCAGAGTCTCCCTGGTGGCAGGTGCGCCATGGTCGGTACGATGAGGCGTTGGCAACAGTCCAGCGCCTAACAgcaggagaggagaagaccAAAGCCCGGCAGACTGTCGCGATGATGATTCACACAAACGAAATTGAGCAGGAAATTGAAGCTGGTAGTTCCTACTGGGACTGCTTTCGCGGCAACAACCTTCGAAGAACGGAAATAAGCTGCATGAGTTTCACCGGCCAAGTCTTAGCTGGCAGCCAGTTTGCCTATACGGGGACTTATTTCTTCGAGCAAGCAGGAATGAGTCCAATAGACGCCTATAAACTTGGCCTAGGTGGAACAGCAGTTGCCTTCGTGGGAACGATTCTTTCCTGGTTCTTGATGAAGTATTTTGGTCGCCGGTCAATGTATCTGAGCGGCATGGGGTTGATGAGCTCCtatcttctcatcatcggatTCTTGACGTTAAAGTCCAACAACAGCGTTGTCTGGGCTCAATCCGCCCTATGCATTGTCTGGCTCTTCACATTTAGTTTGACAGTAGGACCGATGGGCTGGAGTATAGCCCCCGAAGTGTCGTCCACGCGACTACGCTCTAAAACAATATGCCTCGCACGCAACGCTTACTATCTTGCCATCACGGTGGCCAATGTTATTGAACCATACATGATGAACCCAGCAGCCTGGAACTGGCGAGGCAAGACAAGTTTCTTCTGGTTTGTTTTCGCATTCCTGACGTTTGTTTGGGGCTATTTCCGTCTCCCTGAGACTAAGGGCCGTACATTTGAGGAGCTTGATATTATGTTCGCGGCGGGCGTGCCCACTCGGAAATTTAGGAAGTATCATGTTGACCCGTATGCAGAAAATGTAGCGATCAAGGACCGGGCGAGAGAAAGCCCACTGGAGAAGAGTACTGATATGATGAGCCCATGTTAA
- a CDS encoding transmembrane amino acid transporter protein-domain-containing protein — MTVHRDAESPAIQNGPNYDDHYADVEKKEYSEDVPANDPFGNEEEGEVKYRVMGWWQCGMLMIAENMSLGILSLPSAMATLGLVPGVIILVGMSGVSWYTGYVIGQFKLRFPQTHSMGDAGELILGRFGREMMGIGQLLLLIFLMASHILTFSVLFNTITGHGTCTIVFAVIGMVVSFIGALPRTMNKVYYMSIVSCISIIAATFITMISIGVQAPDHVQVDATRDVSFQDAFLAVCNIIFAYITHVAFFGLISEMRDPREFPKSLTMLQVVDTSMYVVTAIVAYRYAGPDVASPALSSAGPVMKKVAYGIAMPTVVIAGVIYGHVACKYIYVRVFRGSDHMHQKSILAVGTWVGIALALWVIAWVIAESIPVFNDLLSLISALFGSWFSYGFPAIFWLIMNKGVWFSSPRKILLTIVNLIILGIACAICGLGLYVSGKSIHENSSSSSWTCANNAI; from the exons ATGACTGTACACAGAGACGCCGAGTCGCCTGCCATTCAGAATGGCCCCAACTATGATGACCATTATGCCgacgtggagaagaaggaataCAGTGAGGATGTACCAGCAAACGACCCATTCGGCaacgaggaagaaggagaagtcAAGTATCGTGTTATGGGTTGGTG GCAATGTGGAATGT TGATGATCGCAGAGAATATGTCCCTaggcattctttctcttccgtCCGCGATGGCAACGCTAGGACTTGTTCC CGGAGTTATTATTCTTGTCGGAATGTCCGGCGTATCATGGTACACAGGTTATGTTATCGGACAGTTTAAGCTTCGCTTCCCTCAAACACACAGTATGGGTGACGCCGGAGAGCTTATTTTGGGTCGCTTTGGACGGGAAATGATGGGTATTGGCCAACTactcttgttgatcttcctgATGGCTAGCCATATCCTTACGTTCTCGGTGCTATTCAACACCATCACCGGTCACGGAACCTGCACTATTGTTTTCGCCGTCATTGGAATGGTAGTAAGCTTCATCGGCGCCCTTCCACGTACCATGAACAAGGTGTACTATATGTCCATCGTCT CTTGTATCAGTATCATCGCAGCAACCTTTATCACCATGATTTCCATTGGAGTCCAGGCCCCCGATCATGTCCAGGTTGATGCAACCAGGGACGTTAGTTTCCAGGATGCATTCTTGGCCGTGTGCAACATTATCTTTGCCTACA TCACTCATGTTGCGTTCTTCGGACTCATCTCCGAGATGAGAGACCCTCGGGAATTCCCTAAGTCGTTGACCATGCTTCAAGTGGTGGACACGTCCATGTATGTCGTCACAGCGATCGTCGCCTATCGTTATGCGGGCCCAGATGTGGCATCCCCCGCCCTTTCGTCTGCAGGACCTGTCATGAAGAAGGTCGCTTACGGCATTGCTATGCCCACT GTCGTCATTGCTGGTGTTATCTACGGCCACGTTGCCTGCAAATACATCTATGTTCGCGTTTTCCGTGGCTCTGACCACATGCACCAGAAGAGCATTCTTGCTGTTGGAACCTGGGTTGGCATTGCGCTCGCCCTGTGGGTGATCGCATGGGTCATTGCCGAGTCCATTCCCGTCTTCAACGACCTTCTGAGTTTGATT AGTGCTCTCTTCGGTAGTTGGTTCAGTTATGGATTCCCAGCCATTTTCTGGTTGATCATGAACAAGGGAGTCTGGTTCTCTTCTCCCCGGAAGATTCTCCTGACCATCGTCAACCTGATCATCCTCGGCATCGCCTGCGCCATT TGCGGTTTGGGACTCTACGTCTCGGGTAAATCGATCCACGAgaactcctcttcttctagcTGGACCTGCGCCAACAACGCCATCTAA
- a CDS encoding melibiose subfamily protein, which translates to MPIQPIYANPVSNIFHQPQGAIPPPSSMNGRFQILKEKTLSTAVSEPSSFFVVLVLNMALPKTITLQTDVLSVNVYVDDQGATFLQEVIPLPGSSRPSVSKYFANPYAPLVEVRLTGEGTAKHKSSKSLIGTYVGTRLRYRSHEIRQHADTHTLNVTLKDPVSKVTVIAHLTIYQSTRVLRATSTIRNDSDKDIVVTQLSSLVLGGLTAGAEKWWSDYVLAVANNSWFREAQWIDHDLPSLGIDDYGVYGRPEEHAASLGHYSVSNRGTFSTEGHLPMGLLKRTDNTETWLWQVENNGSWRWEVGDWKDSVYLAAGGPVETDHDWRQTLYPGQEFTTVPVALCHVLENYEHAFAEMTRYRRQMRRKHQDHEQLPIIFNDYMNCLMGDPTDEKILALVDPVVRTGAEYFVIDAGWYADDSGWWDDVGLWEPSKKRFPMGFRELLLHLKTKGLTPGLWIEPEVIGVRSVVAEQLPYEAFFQRNGQRIVEKGRYQLDYRNAAVREHMHAVIHRLVTEYGVGYFKFDYNIEVTQGTDINCSSSGSGQLNHNRAYLQWVTELHDRYPGLVIENCSSGAQRMDYAMLAVHALQSTSDQQDPDRYAAIAAALPTAVTPEQGAIWAYPQPEWDDETNAMTVVNSLLGRVHLSGRLDKLRPHQFELIKQGMDVYRTIRADLPTATAFWPLGLPRWHDEWVALGMAVHTPDNCDSGVRYLAVWRRGGLDFVELPIPGLRGLRVKAELVYPSTFPCEISWELAQGILHIRIPSKLSARLLKLTSGNV; encoded by the exons ATGCCTATTCAGCCTATTTACGCAAACCCTGTCTCCAACATTTTCCACCAACCCCAGGGTGCTATTCCCCCACCTAGCAGCATGAATGGCAGGTTTCAGATTCTTAAAGAAAAGACATTGTCCACAGCCGTCTCTGAGCCGAGTTCGTTCTTCGTT GTGCTCGTCTTGAATATGGCCCTCCCTAAGACCATTACACTACAGACCGACGTCTTGAGTGTCAATGTATACGTTGATGATCAAGGAGCTACCTTTTTGCAGGAAGTGATTCCCTTGCCTGGTTCGTCTCGACCGTCGGTATCCAAATACTTCGCTAATCCTTACGCACCGCTGGTGGAGGTGCGACTGACCGGGGAAGGCACAGCAAAGCATAAATCATCCAAATCACTGATAGGCACTTATGTGGGGACTCGACTTCGCTACCGATCGCATGAGATCAGGCAGCATGCGGATACCCATACTCTGAACGTCACATTGAAAGACCCCGTTTCTAAGGTGACAGTAATTGCGCACCTGACAATCTACCAGAGCACCAGGGTCCTCCGTGCGACAAGCACGATCCGAAATGATAGTGATAAGGATATTGTGGTGACACAGTTGAGCTCTTTGGTCCTAGGCGGGCTAACCGCTGGCGCTGAGAAATGGTGGTCAGACTACGTTCTCGCAGTTGCCAACAATTCATGGTTCAGAGAGGCACAATGGATCGATCATGATCTACCCAGTTTGGGTATAGACGACTACGGTGTGTATGGGCGTCCAGAGGAACATGCAGCTAGCTTAGGTCACTATTCGGTTTCCAACCGAGGAACCTTCTCAACGGAGGGTCATTTGCCTATGGGTCTTCTGAAGCGCACTGACAATACTGAAACATGGCTTTGGCAAGTGGAAAACAATGGCTCCTGGCGCTGGGAAGTCGGTGACTGGAAAGACAGCGTCTATCTGGCTGCTGGCGGTCCGGTCGAGACCGATCATGATTGGAGACAGACGCTCTACCCCGGACAAGAGTTCACCACAGTACCAGTGGCGTTATGCCATGTCCTAGAAAACTACGAGCATGCATTTGCGGAGATGACCCGCTACCGGCGACAGATGCGGCGGAAACACCAGGACCATGAGCAATTACCCATTATTTTCAATGACTATATGAATTGCCTTATGGGTGACCCCACTGACGAGAAGATTCTGGCACTCGTCGATCCCGTAGTGCGGACTGGGGCTGAATACTTTGTTATCGACGCTGGTTGGTATGCAGATGATTCCGGCTGGTGGGATGATGTTGGGTTGTGGGAACCGTCGAAGAAACGTTTTCCCATGGGGTTTAGGGAGCTACTGCTGCACTTAAAAACGAAAGGCCTCACTCCAGGTCTCTGGATCGAACCGGAGGTCATCGGAGTACGTAGTGTCGTTGCCGAACAGCTACCTTATGAAGCGTTCTTTCAGCGAAATGGTCAGCGCATCGTTGAAAAAGGGCGTTACCAGCTGGACTATCGTAACGCAGCCGTCCGGGAACACATGCATGCTGTTATCCACAGGCTAGTCACCGAATATGGTGTGGGTTATTTCAAATTCGACTATAACATCGAGGTCACCCAGGGCACCGACATCAATTGTTCAAGTTCAGGGTCTGGTCAGTTAAATCACAACCGGGCATACCTGCAGTGGGTGACTGAGCTGCATGATCGGTATCCTGGCTTGGTCATTGAGAATTGCTCGAGCGGCGCTCAGCGAATGGATTATGCTATGCTGGCTGTCCATGCGTTGCAGTCCACTAGTGACCAACAGGATCCCGATCGGTACGCAGCAATTGCTGCCGCTCTTCCAACAGCCGTTACCCCCGAGCAAGGAGCCATCTGGGCATACCCACAGCCAGAATGGGATGACGAAACTAATGCAATGACGGTGGTTAATAGTCTTCTCGGCCGCGTACATCTAAGCGGACGGCTAGACAAACTTAGGCCGCACCAATTTGAGCTTATCAAACAAGGTATGGATGTCTACCGCACCATTCGCGCTGACTTACCCACGGCTACTGCCTTCTGGCCTCTCGGCCTTCCCCGCTGGCATGATGAATGGGTCGCATTGGGGATGGCGGTGCATACACCGGACAATTGTGATTCGGGCGTCCGCTATTTAGCCGTCTGGAGACGGGGAGGTCTAGACTTCGTTGAACTACCTATTCCTGGTCTTCGTGGGCTTCGCGTGAAGGCAGAACTGGTTTATCCCTCTACCTTTCCATGTGAGATATCATGGGAGCTCGCGCAGGGAATACTACACATCCGGATTCCCTCAAAGCTCTCTGCCCGCCTGTTGAAGCTCACCAGTGGGAATGTTTAG